The following is a genomic window from Variovorax paradoxus.
GTTACCTTCGTCGACGTGCCCGGCTTCATGCCCGGCACGGGGCAGGAGTACGGCGGCATCATCAAGCACGGTGCCAAGCTGCTCTACGCGTATGCGGAATGCACGGTGCCGAAGATCACCGTCATCACGCGCAAGGCCTATGGCGGCGCGTACGACGTGATGGCTTCCAAGCACCTGCGCGGCGACGTCAACCTGGCCTGGCCGCGCGCCGAGATTGCGGTGATGGGCGCCAAGGGCGCAGTGGAAATCATCTTCCGCGAAGACAAGAACGACCCCGAGAAGCTCGCCGCACGCGAGGCCGAATACAAGGCGCGTTTCGCCAATCCGTACGTGGCGGGTGCGCGTGGCTACATCGACGACGTGATCCTGCCGCACGAAACGCGCAAGCGCATCTGCCGTTCGCTGGTGATGCTGCGCGAGAAGAAGCTCGAGAACCCGTGGCGTAAGCACGGCAACATTCCTCTCTGATTTTCATATGCGCAGCTATTACCCCCAGTTCCGCGAGGGAGCGGAACCCGGGCTAGTTCCAAAGCTGGGCGGGTTGCCCTGGGGGCTCCCCGCGCGCCTTTGGCCTATCTGCCGCGAGTGCAATCGCCCCATGAGCCACCTTGCGCAGTTGCCGGCGGACGGGGAGGCGTTGCCACTCGCAAGCGGCGAGGTGCTGTTCCTGTTCAAGTGCGAGTGGGACAGCATCTGCAGCTTCTGGGAGCATGACGCGGGTACGAATGGCGCATTCGTGGTACAGGGCGCCGACTTGGGCGACGCGCCCGCACCGCTGCCTTCAGATGCTGCCGACGGACAGCCGGCACTTCTGCGCGAGATCGGCATTGCCGCATGGCGCGCGGATGACGACGGCGTACCTGCAGAGCTGGAGGAGGCGTTCTATGACTACCAAGCCCACTTCGATCTGCCCGACGAAGCAGCGCACCCTCGCGGCTGGGCCAGCCCCTGGTGTACCAAGAGCGGCGGCGCGCCGCACTGGACGGCGAACGGCGCGCAAAGACTGCCCGCGGGACGCTTGTTTTTGCAGATCGACAACTGGGTCGATCTTCCCGATGGCAGCACGGCCGAAGTGGCGAACTTCTGTTCAGATGGCATCGCCTATGTGTTCGTCGATCGGTCGCAGGCGCAGCCGGTTTACTCGATGTTCATCAACCGCTGAGGCGGTCAGCAAGAAAACGGATTCAGCATGTTTAAAAAAATCCTTATCGCCAACCGCGGTGAAATCGCCTGCCGCGTGATCCAGACGGCCAAGAAGATGGGCATCCTCACCGTCGCCGTTTATTCCGAAGCCGACAAGGAAGCCCGCCACGTCGAATTGGCCGACGAGGCCGTGCACATTGGTGCTGCGCCAAGCCGCGAGAGCTATCTGCAGGCCGACCGCATCATCGCGGCCTGCAAGCAGACCGGCGCCGAGGCGGTGCATCCGGGCTACGGTTTCCTGTCGGAGAACGAAGCCTTTGCGCGCAAGGTCGAGGAAGAGGGCATTGCCTTCATCGGACCGAAGCACTATTCGATTGCCGCCATGGGCGACAAGATCGCATCGAAGAAGCTTGCGAACGAAGCGAAGGTCAACACCATTCCGGGCTGGAACGACGCCATCGAAACGGCCGAGCGCGCCGTCGAGATTGCCAAGGACATTGGCTACCCGGTGATGATCAAGGCGTCGGCCGGCGGCGGGGGCAAGGGGCTGCGCGTGGCCTTCGACGACAAGGAGGCCTTCGAGGGCTTTACCTCGTGCCGCAACGAGGCGCTGAGCAGCTTTGGCGATGACCGCGTGTTCATCGAGAAGTTCGTCGAGGAGCCGCGCCACATCGAGATCCAGGTGCTGGGCGATTCGCATGGCAACGTCATCTACCTGAACGAGCGCGAATGCTCGATCCAGCGCCGGCACCAGAAGGTGATCGAAGAGGCGCCTTCGCCCTTCATCAGCGATGCCACGCGCAAGGCGATGGGCGAGCAGGCGGTGCAGTTGGCCAAGGCGGTGAAGTACCAGAGCGCGGGCACGGTGGAGTTCGTGGTCGGCAAGGACCAGAGCTTCTATTTTCTTGAAATGAACACGCGGCTTCAGGTGGAGCATCCGGTGACCGAATGCATCACGGGGCTCGACCTGGTCGAACTGATGATCCGCGTTGCGGCAGGCGAGGCGTTGCCGCTGACGCAGGCCGAAGTGAAGCGCAACGGCTGGGCGATCGAATGCCGCATCAACGCCGAGGATCCTTTCCGCAACTTCCTGCCTTCGACGGGCCGCCTGGTGAAGTTCCAGCCGCCCGCGGAGACGATGTTTGCGAGCGACACCGAGCACCTGAACGGCGTGCGGGTGGACACCGGCGTGTACGACGGCGGCGAGATTCCGATGTACTACGACTCGATGATCGCCAAGCTCATCGTGCACGGCAAGGATCGGAAGCATGCAATTGCACGCATGCGCGAGGCGCTCAATGGCTTCGTGATCCGTGGCATCAGCAGCAACATTCCTTTCCAGGCGGCGCTGCTCGCGCATCCGAAGTTTGTAGCGGGCGACTTCAACACCGGCTTCATTGCCGAGCACTACGGCAAGGGCTTTCACGCAGAAGACGTGCCGCACGCCGATCCGTCGTTTCTCGTTGCGCTTGCCGCCTATGTGCACCGCCGCTACCGCGCGCGGGCCTCGGGCATCAGCGGCCAGCTCGAAGGCCACGGCGTGAAGGTGGGCGAGCAGTTCGTGGTGGTGGAGCTGGGGCCGGAAGGCAAGCATGTCCACCACCCGGTGTCCGTGACCGACTTTCACGGCAAGACGGGCGCGAGCGCCGTTGCCGTGGGCGACAAGAGCTACAAGATCGACAGCGGCTTTGCGCTGGGCGCGATTCGCGTGCAAGGCATGGTGAACGACCGCCCCTTCACCGCGCAGGTCGAGCGCGGGGCAGGCAAGAGCCCGCTCGCGCTGCGGGTGTCGCACGACGGCACGCAGATCGAGGCCATGGTGCTGTCGCCACTGGGCGCGCGGTTGCTCGAGTTGATGCCCTACAAGGCGCCGCCCGATCTGAGCAAGTTCCTGATGTCGCCGATGCCGGGCTTGCTGGTCGAGGTGTCGGTGCAGCCGGGCCAGCAGGTGCGTGCGGGCGAGAAGCTGGCCGTGATCGAGGCCATGAAAATGGAAAACGTATTGTTTGCCACGCAAGACGGTGTGGTTGGCAAGATTTCGGCAAACAAGGGCGATTCGCTCGCGGTCGATCAAATCATTATGGAGTTTGAATAAAGCTCACCCCCAGGCTGCGCGCACTTCGTGTCGCTTCTCCAACCCCCTTCCGGGGGCAACACCTGCGGCCCGGCGAAGCCGGTTCCGCGGTGTTTCCCGAACAGGCAATGCTTCGGGCACCTATGAAAGATTTCATTGATATGACGACCTCCGATATTTTTTTTGAAGCGCCCATCTCGGCGCCTGTCACGCTGCACCGGCCCCCAAAGCCGGTGACGCCGCAAGGCCCGTGGTCGGTCGAGGCGATCCAGGCGCTGCTCGACAAGCCGCTGATGGATCTGCTGTTCGAAGCACAGACCGTGCACCGCCAGCACTTCCCGGAAGGCGACATCGAGCTTGCGACGCTGCTTTCGGTCAAGACCGGCGGCTGTCCGGAAAACTGCGGCTACTGTCCGCAGTCGGCCGAGTTCGACACCGGCGTGAAGGCGCAGAAGCTCATGGAAGTCGACGAGGTGGTGCGCGCCGCACAGGCGGCCAAGGACGCCGGTGCCACGCGGTTCTGCATGGGCGCCGCATGGCGCGCGCCGAAGGACCGCGACGTGGAGAAGGTGGCGGTGCTGGTCGAAGCGGTGAAGAGCCTGGGCATGCAGACCTGCGCCACGCTCGGCATGCTGGAGCCGCATCATGCGCACCAGCTCAAGGCCGCGGGCCTCGACTACTACAACCACAACCTCGACACCGCGCCTGAGTACTACACCGACATCGTCGACACGCGCACCTACCAGGACCGGCTCGACACGCTGGCCCATGTGCGCAGCGCCGGCATCAGCGTGTGCTGCGGCGGCATCGTCGGCATGGGCGAGCAGCCGGTGCACCGGGCCGGGTTGATCGCGCAGTTGGCCAACCTGAATCCGTACCCTGAGTCGGTGCCGATCAACAGCCTGGTGCGCGTGCCGGGCACGCCGCTGGCCGATTCGGAGCCGGTCGACCCCTTCGACTTCGTGCGCATGATCGCGGTCGCGCGCATCACGATGCCGACGGCGCGCGTGCGCCTTTCAGCCGGGCGCCAGCAGATGGGCGATGCGGTGCAGGCCTTGTGCTTCATGGCCGGCGCCAACTCCATCTTCTATGGCGACAAGCTGCTGGTCACCGGCAACCCCGACGTGGAGGCCGACGTGCAGCTGCTGCGCAAGCTGGGCCTGCAGTCGCGCCGCACCACGACCACTGAAAAGGTAGAGGTCTGCGCATGACGGCCACGGCCTCCGCGCGTCCCTTCAAGGTGCTGGGCATCCAGCAGATCGCCATCGGCGGGCCCGACAAGATGCGGCTGCAGAAGCTGTGGGTCGACATGCTGGGGCTCGAGGTCACCGGCACCTTCAAGAGCGAGCGCGAGAACGTCGACGAAGATATCTGCTCGATGGGCAGCGGGCCGTTCAAGGTCGAGGTCGACCTGATGCAGCCGCTCGACCCCGAGAAGAAGCCGGCGGTTCACACCACGCCGCTCAACCATGTGGGCCTCTGGATCGACGACCTTCCCAAGGCTGTCGAATGGCTCACCGCGCAGGGTGTGCGCTTTGCGCCCGGAGGCATTCGCCAGGGCGCGGCTGGCTTCGACATCTGCTTTCTGCATCCGAAGGCGAACGACGAGTTTCCGATTGCGGGCGAGGGCGTGCTGATAGAAATGGTGCAGGCGCCGCCCGAGGTGGTGACTGCGTTCAACGCGCTGGCCGCTACGCGTTGAGCACCTTCTTGATCGGCGGCTTCACATCGGAGCGCTGAGGCGGCAGCATCGGCTGGTGCTCGCGTGCCGGGTTCAAGATGATCGAGGTGGCCGTCTCGGTGAGGATGCAGAACTTGGTGACCACCGCATCGAGGTGGCTCACGTCGATGACCGCAATTTCCAGGATCCAGCTGTCGTCTCCGGTCACGTTGTAGGCGTTGACGCACTCCGGCGTCTGCTGCACCAGCTCGACCACGCGCGCGTAGTCGGCCCGGCCCACGCGGATGACCGCGCGGATGCCATAGCCCAGCTTGCCGAGATTGACCGTGGCGCGATAGCCGCTGATCACGCCCGCGGCTTCGAGCTTTTTCACGCGCTCGGTC
Proteins encoded in this region:
- the accC gene encoding acetyl-CoA carboxylase biotin carboxylase subunit, which translates into the protein MFKKILIANRGEIACRVIQTAKKMGILTVAVYSEADKEARHVELADEAVHIGAAPSRESYLQADRIIAACKQTGAEAVHPGYGFLSENEAFARKVEEEGIAFIGPKHYSIAAMGDKIASKKLANEAKVNTIPGWNDAIETAERAVEIAKDIGYPVMIKASAGGGGKGLRVAFDDKEAFEGFTSCRNEALSSFGDDRVFIEKFVEEPRHIEIQVLGDSHGNVIYLNERECSIQRRHQKVIEEAPSPFISDATRKAMGEQAVQLAKAVKYQSAGTVEFVVGKDQSFYFLEMNTRLQVEHPVTECITGLDLVELMIRVAAGEALPLTQAEVKRNGWAIECRINAEDPFRNFLPSTGRLVKFQPPAETMFASDTEHLNGVRVDTGVYDGGEIPMYYDSMIAKLIVHGKDRKHAIARMREALNGFVIRGISSNIPFQAALLAHPKFVAGDFNTGFIAEHYGKGFHAEDVPHADPSFLVALAAYVHRRYRARASGISGQLEGHGVKVGEQFVVVELGPEGKHVHHPVSVTDFHGKTGASAVAVGDKSYKIDSGFALGAIRVQGMVNDRPFTAQVERGAGKSPLALRVSHDGTQIEAMVLSPLGARLLELMPYKAPPDLSKFLMSPMPGLLVEVSVQPGQQVRAGEKLAVIEAMKMENVLFATQDGVVGKISANKGDSLAVDQIIMEFE
- the bioB gene encoding biotin synthase BioB, which encodes MTTSDIFFEAPISAPVTLHRPPKPVTPQGPWSVEAIQALLDKPLMDLLFEAQTVHRQHFPEGDIELATLLSVKTGGCPENCGYCPQSAEFDTGVKAQKLMEVDEVVRAAQAAKDAGATRFCMGAAWRAPKDRDVEKVAVLVEAVKSLGMQTCATLGMLEPHHAHQLKAAGLDYYNHNLDTAPEYYTDIVDTRTYQDRLDTLAHVRSAGISVCCGGIVGMGEQPVHRAGLIAQLANLNPYPESVPINSLVRVPGTPLADSEPVDPFDFVRMIAVARITMPTARVRLSAGRQQMGDAVQALCFMAGANSIFYGDKLLVTGNPDVEADVQLLRKLGLQSRRTTTTEKVEVCA
- a CDS encoding VOC family protein, with translation MTATASARPFKVLGIQQIAIGGPDKMRLQKLWVDMLGLEVTGTFKSERENVDEDICSMGSGPFKVEVDLMQPLDPEKKPAVHTTPLNHVGLWIDDLPKAVEWLTAQGVRFAPGGIRQGAAGFDICFLHPKANDEFPIAGEGVLIEMVQAPPEVVTAFNALAATR
- a CDS encoding Lrp/AsnC family transcriptional regulator, producing the protein MDFAFNPTLDAHDTRILAELQGDARLTMAELGRRVHLSQPAVTERVKKLEAAGVISGYRATVNLGKLGYGIRAVIRVGRADYARVVELVQQTPECVNAYNVTGDDSWILEIAVIDVSHLDAVVTKFCILTETATSIILNPAREHQPMLPPQRSDVKPPIKKVLNA